Proteins encoded by one window of Lepeophtheirus salmonis chromosome 3, UVic_Lsal_1.4, whole genome shotgun sequence:
- the LOC121115167 gene encoding corrinoid adenosyltransferase MMAB: MALSVRLLRSSPLLCRALPIRSYSTPVEEPQTTKNRKSSKYPRIYTRTGDKGTSSLYTGERREKSDVVFEALGTTDELSSHIGLAYAYAAENGHPYLDNLERIQCLLQDIGSTIATPKSSARDTHLKKTEFNPEHTQELEEWIDEYSKNLPPLKNFILPGGGKTSASLHIARSVCRRSERRVTPLVLEGQMEGEALKYLNRLSDFLFTIARFAARLDKMQETIYTQPGDETKYESGSDGVWKIKKKSKNKDV, from the exons ATGGCCCTAAGTGTGCGACTTCTACGGAGTTCCCCTCTACTTTGTCGAGCTCTTCCGATCCGATCCTACTCTACTCCGGTGGAGGAACCCCAGACAACAAAAAACCGTAAATCCAGCAAATATCCGAGAATCTACACAAGGACAGGAGATAAAGGCACGTCCTCTCTTTATACGGGAGAACGGAGAGAGAAATCAGATGTGGTCTTTGAAGCTCTAGGCACAACAGATGAACTCTCATCCCACATTGGACTTGCTTATGCATACGCGGCTGAAAATGGACACCCCTATCTTG ATAATTTAGAGCGCATTCAGTGCCTTCTTCAGGATATTGGATCAACTATAGCAACACCCAAGTCTTCCGCTCGGGATACGCATTTAAAAAAGACTGAATTTAATCCTGAGCATACTCAAGAATTGGAAGAGTGGATTGATGAATATTCTAAGAACTTGCctccattaaaaaatttcattcttccTGGAGGTGGGAAAACAAGTGCTTCCCTACATATTGCACGCTCTGTTTGTCGTCGCTCGGAACGTCGTGTGACTCCTCTAGTGTTGGAGGGCCAAATGGAAGGAGAAGCTCTCAAATATCTCAATCGACTTTCCGATTTCTTATTTACCATAGCTAGATTTGCAGCACGACTTGATAAAATGCAAGAAACTATTTATACGCAACCCGGAGATGAAACTAAATACGAGTCAGGGTCAGACGGCGTTTGGAAAATCAAAAAGAAGTCGAAAAATAAAGATGTGTAG
- the Taf2 gene encoding transcription initiation factor TFIID subunit 2, translated as MSSAAKSKASNSIRHYKLIHQLISLTGINFSTKSIIGYVELTLKPSKENLKHIRLNAKQCRVYRVCLNNELEAPFQYCDPILEVFEGDTPQKNLESFSEAHLSSCNLVDPDLNGGELNIRIPSEAYQRGFVSSEKLLKVGIEFSLEEPQGGVHFVVPKDEMSYAHLFTCSYEESASRLWFPCIDTLSELCTWKLEFTVDENMIAVASGDLTETVYTPDFKRKTFHYSLNVPTAAPNIALAVGPFEIWVDPNMNEVTHFCLPHLLPVLKATVKNLHESIEYYETTLLTTFPYSCYKQVFVDEAYSEVAAYSTMSIMSTTLLHSTAIIDQTYLTRRIGAEAVAAQFFGCFITTERWSDIWLNKGISKYLMGLYIRKTFGNNEYRNMIHTQMDKVVNYEEKYGGIILDSSQPPAPPPVRGEQQREPTKEENQFVFQTTNVNTCSPEYMEMYALKAHLVVRMLANRIGDMQLIQVLNKQLSLASNAVAQSKQNVSSWSNMIINTLVFTRSIFTVTGKDMGVFMDQWVRTGGHARFHMEFVFNRKRNTIEMQINQDAAHQGHRGIRRYVGQVTVAVQELDGWFSYTLAVENIHSKHDITCHSKSRRNKKKKIPLQNNEEVDMDLSAMDDSPILWIRVDPDMQLIRSLDIRQPDFQWQYQLRHERDVTAQSEAVISLENFPSNNTSKALRDIIEDEQCFYKVRCQSTHCLAKVANAMASSWEGPPPMLLMFKKLYGSFAAGHIIKQNDFSNLQSYFLQKEIPVAMAKLRNAHRICPPEVLKFLLDLFKYNDNSKNSHADNYYRAALVEALGHTVTPVVSVIENESAITAESLSPDTKLILEEITRFLNLEKLLPCYKYTVTVSCLRAIRKLQKTGHLPPNPSLFRDYATYGQFIDIRICALECLVDFTSLEGKSDDIDHLLKIIENDPVPFIRHKLCRLIVDNPFFERAKNHKNDRYQLVERLWSLMNTKFWYDSRLRCDIVDIYFKLYGRKKPVCMPLPELQAILAPQRVQEDKTSKADKKKFHDTKSRKKEVRPTRINVPYTHKERGRKTCDTGRPLLATADIPEYFNLDDPSSLPTTPIADDSNGEPSHKPHKEKKKKKDKKRHKHKHKKHKHEHKSGSASKHKKQSAPGDTLGMNEASQGLSSGSSSPSPSNSPDHDMTL; from the exons atgagcTCCGCAGCGAAATCCAAAGCTTCTAACTCTATTCGGCACTACAAGCTGATCCATCAGTTGATATCCTTGACAGGAATCAACTTTTCCACGAAATCCATAATCGGCTATGTGGAACTCACCTTAAAGCCAAGCAAAGAGAATCTCAAGCATATTCGTCTGAATGCCAAA CAATGTCGTGTGTACCGCGTTTGCTTAAACAATGAATTGGAGGCGCCTTTTCAGTATTGTGACCCCATTTTGGAGGTCTTTGAAGGAGACACTCCACAGAAAAACTTGGAGTCTTTCAGCGAAGCTCATTTGTCGAGTTGTAATTTAGTGGATCCGGATTTGAATGGCGGGGAGTTGAATATCCGAATCCCGAGTGAGGCCTATCAAAGAGGATTCGTCTCCTCGGAAAAGCTACTCAAAGTTGGGATTGAGTTCTCTCTTGAAGAGCCGCAGGGCGGAGTTCATTTTGTAGTTCCCAAGGATGAAATGTCCTATGCACATTTATTTACTTGTTCGTATGAGGAGAGTGCCTCCCGTCTCTGGTTTCCCTGCATTGATACATTGTCTGAGCTGTGTACATGGAAGTTGGAATTTACAGTGGATGAAAACATGATTGCCGTTGCATCAGGGGATTTGACAGAGACAGTTTACACTCCGGATTTTAAAAGGAAGACTTTTCATTATTCCCTTAATGTACCTACAGCTG CTCCAAATATCGCATTGGCGGTTGGACCTTTTGAAATTTGGGTGGATCCAAATATGAATGAAGTAACTCACTTTTGCCTTCCTCATCTCCTTCCTGTTTTGAAGGCAACAGTCAAAAATCTTCATGAGAGTATTGAGTACTACGAAACAACCCTTTTGACAACATTTCCCTATTCCTGCTATAAGCAAGTTTTTGTTGATGAGGCATATTCGGAAGTAGCTGCCTACAGTACTATGTCTATTATGAGTACGACACTTTTACATTCTACGGCCATCATTGACCAAACATATCTTACTCGAAGAATCGGAGCAGAAGCAGTTGCTGCTCAGTTCTTTGGTTGTTTTATAACAACTGAGAGATGGTCGGATATTTGGCTCAATAAAGGCATTTCTAAGTATTTAATGGGGCTTTATATTCGAAAAACGTTTGGAAATAACGAATACCGAAATATGATTCATACTCAGATGGACAAAGTAGTCAACTATGAAGAAAAGTATGGAGGTATAATCCTGGACAGCAGTCAACCTCCTGCACCACCTCCTGTTCGAGGTGAACAGCAGAGGGAACCAACTAAAGAAGAAAACCAATTTGTATTTCAGACGACAAATGTCAATACATGTTCTCCAGAATATATGGAAATGTACGCTTTAAAAGCTCATCTAGTTGTTAGAATGTTGGCTAACCGTATAGGTGATATGCAGCTTATTCAAGTTCTGAACAAACAACTTTCATTAGCCTCTAATGCTGTTGCCCAATCCAAGCAAAATGTTTCCTCGTGGAGTAATATg aTCATTAATACTCTAGTTTTTACACGCTCCATTTTCACTGTGACGGGTAAGGACATGGGAGTATTCATGGACCAATGGGTGCGTACCGGAGGGCATGCCAGATTTCATATGGAGTTCGTTTTTAATCGTAAAAGGAATACAATTGAGATGCAGATAAATCAAGATGCTGCCCATCAAGGACATAGAGGAATACGTAGATATGTTGGTCAGGTTACAGTTGCTGTACAAGAGTTGGACGGTTGGTTTAGTTATACTCTAGCTGTAGAAAATATTCACTCCAAACATGATATAACTTGCCATTCTAAATCGCGtcgaaataaaaagaaaaaaattcctctACAAAATAATGAGGAAGTCGACATGGATCTCTCAGCAATGGa tgattCTCCTATTCTATGGATTCGTGTTGATCCAGATATGCAACTTATTCGTTCATTGGATATTCGTCAGCCAGATTTCCAATGGCAATATCAGCTTCGACATGAACGTGACGTAACTGCCCAAAGTGAAGCAgtaatttctttggaaaatttCCCCTCCAATAATACGAGTAAAGCGTTGAGAGATATAATTGAGGACGAGcaatgtttttataaagtacGATGTCAATCAACTCATTGTTTAGCAAAAGTAGCAAATGCTATGGCATCTAGTTGGGAAGGTCCTCCACCCATGCTTCTCATGTTTAAAAAGCTTTATGGCTCTTTTGCAGCTGGTCACATTATAAAGCAAAATGACTTCTCTAATCTTCAAAGTtactttcttcaaaaagaaatccCCGTTGCTATGGCTAAACTTAGAAATGCTCATAGAATATGTCCTCCTGAAGTTTTGAAATTCCTTTTGGATTTGTTCAAGTATAATGATAATTCAAAGAACTCTCATGCAGATAACTACTACCGCGCTGCATTG gtcGAGGCCCTCGGGCATACTGTTACACCTGTAGTATCTGTCATTGAAAATGAAAGCGCCATTACTGCTGAATCTTTATCTCCTGATACTAAACTTATTCTTGAGGAAATAACTAGATTtcttaatttggaaaaattgcTTCCCTGTTACAAGTATACTGTCACGGTATCTTGCCTTAGAGCGATAAGAAAGTTACAGAAAACAGGGCATTTGCCACCAAATCCTTCACTATTTAGAGACTATGCCACTTATGGCCAATTTATTGATATACGGATATGTGCCCTTGAATGTTTAGTGGATTTTACGAGTCTTGAGGGGAAGAGTGATGACATTGATCATTTACTGAAGATTATTGAAAATGATCCTGTACCGTTTATTAGACACAAGTTATGTCGACTTATCGTGGATAATCCCTTCTTTGAAAGAGCTAAGAACCATAAAAATGATCGTTATCAACTTGTGGAAAGACTCTGGAGTCTCATGAA TACAAAGTTTTGGTATGATAGTAGACTACGCTGTGATATTGTTGacatatatttcaaactttatggaagaaaaaagcCAGTATGTATGCCATTGCCTGAATTACAAGCAATTCTAGCACCCCAAAGAGTTCAAGAAGACAAAACTAGCAAGgcggataaaaaaaagtttcacgATACCAAGAGCAGAAAAAAGGAAGTACGACCAACTAGGATCAATGTCCCCTATACACATAAAGAAAGAGGACGAAAAACCTGT gATACTGGTAGGCCTTTGCTTGCAACCGCAGATATCCCTGAATATTTCAACCTGGATGATCCCTCCTCATTACCCACTACTCCTATAGCTGACGACAGTAACGGAGAACCTTCTCACAAACCTcacaaagagaagaaaaagaaaaaagacaagAAACGTCACAAACACAAGCATAAGAAGCATAAACATGAACACAAGTCAGGATCCGCTTCCAAGCACAAGAAACAGTCCGCTCCTGGAGACACATTAGGCATGAATGAGGCTTCTCAAGGTTTGAGCTCGGGTAGTTCGAGTCCAAGTCCTTCGAATAGTCCTGATCATGACATGACCttgtaa